From the Alternaria dauci strain A2016 chromosome 2, whole genome shotgun sequence genome, one window contains:
- a CDS encoding mitochondrial 54S ribosomal protein mL57 has protein sequence MASKRPLQSLVSTASSSLRPAQTSKTCIVRTSACAFSSTTPSRSSEYDTETADRPRWQQTPPRMMAPYRIRPAPKGGFHKVNDDPRKLDDAYIRMLGPGGDKMLGEDVKWLAVTHKSFDHGRRGFNDRLAYLGRRIVELQTSQALINSPQENQWPRDSNGAPVSDEYGRKPYLHPALNGLQGLTDEAESLVLSKSRLAPIAERYHLDRVTRWTPKRADNLQGSGFETVLMTSLYAIVGAVALERGGEVANKVVQEKILAPLGFSFAPES, from the exons ATGGCTTCCAAACGACCGCTCCAATCACTCGTCTCGACCGCCTCGTCATCACTCCGCCCCGCGCAAACATCAAAAACATGCATCGTGCGGACCTCCGCATGCGCATTTTCGAGCACCACCCCATCGAGATCCAGCGAATATGACACAGAAACTGCGGACAGACCGCGATGGCAGCAAACACCCCCGCGGATGATGGCCCCCTACAGGATACGACCGGCACCCAAAGGTGGCTTTCACAAAGTCAACGACGACCCGAGAAAGTTGGACGATGCCTACATACGCATGTTGGGCCCCGGAGGAGACAAGATGCTGGGCGAAGACGTCAAGTGGTTGGCCGTTACACACAAGAGCTTCGATCACGGAAGGAGAGGATTCAATGACCGATTGGCATACTTGG GGCGGAGGATTGTCGAACTACAAACATCACAAGCACTCATAAACTCGCCACAAGAAAACCAATGGCCGAGAGATTCCAACGGTGCACCAGTCAGCGATGAGTACGGCCGTAAACCATACCTACACCCCGCCTTGAACGGGCTGCAGGGCTTGACCGACGAAGCAGAGAGCCTGGTGCTGAGCAAGTCACGGCTAGCACCCATAGCAGAGCGATACCATCTGGACAGGGTCACTCGGTGGACACCCAAGAGG GCGGACAACCTTCAAGGCTCCGGTTTTGAGACTGTCCTCATGACTTCCCTATATGCCATTGTGGGAGCGGTAGCACTCGAGCGTGGCGGCGAAGTAGCCAACAAGGTTGTGCAAGAAAAGATACTCGCTCCCCTTGGCTTTAGCTTCGCACCGGAGTCATGA